TTCAAGAACCGAACCTGGAATTGAATTATTTCCGTGGAATTCTATGCTGACAAGCTCATACTGGTCAGCGTTTTCCTGCTCCTCATCCTGTGCAAAAAGGAAGTTGTTGCCTGAAATGACAATCACGATTGCAAGCAGCAAAATCTTGTAAATGGTCATATTGAGTAGTTTCTGAAAATTCTGTTTATTCCTTAAAAAATGTCTTCCAGGTTATAATCCTTCTCAACTATCCTTAATTCAGGATAATCTCTTTGGAAGTGCCTTATGAAGAAATCCCTTATCTCCTTTACATTTGTATTTGGCGACAAATATAAAGAGGTAGGTTTTTTCTCCACACTGAAAAAGTGAGCGTAATAGACCTGGTTTTTGTTGAAATCCACAATGTAGTTAAAGATTTCACCGCCGCCGCTTCCCATAAAATACGCCTGCGAGTCGTAATAGATCATTTCGTAGTCCGCATTGCCCAGCTTTATCTTCTTTATCAGGCTTTCGGTAAATGAGCCCTTTAAGAGAGGAGTCTCAAATGTTTTGCTCAGATCGTTATTGGCCTTCTTAAAATAGAAGAACTTAATACCCCATTCGGTCTTGCCGTTTTTTTCAGTACCGGCTGCTATGCCGGGGGAGGAATCTTCCTGGAATTTTCCTTCCTCAAAAAAGCTTACCTTTGTGCCCAGAATCTGCCTTACTCTTTCCTCGGCAAATTTCCTGTCGATCTTCTTTGCCGAGTCGGGAGTAACGACCGACACAACAGGCTTCGGAGCTTCCTTTTTCTCACATGAGGTAATAATAATTGATAGAGAAGAAAGAGCTAGTACTAAAAGGAATTTAATTTTTGATGTCAACTTCAGTCCCTGGTTTAATTACAGAATAGATCTCGTCTATGTTTTCATTGCTTACAGCAGCAGAACCGTTTGTCCAGTTAAAAGTAAAGGGAAGATTCTTGAATATAAAATTCAGTCTTCCTGTACCATGAATCCCTATGGCCGGAAATCTTTTGCTGGCAGACTTTACACAGCCCCCGGCTTCAAGTTCCTCATACAGGGCTTCATATTCCCTTTCGGATATGGTACCGGCCTTATAAGCCTCAGTTATATCTTTATAATTCGGAAAATTAAGCCTTAAAAATTTGTGGTAATCTGATGCCGTATCGATTTCACAAATCTGGTAATTACCGACCGGAGAAATAGGGCTTTCATTTGAAGGCCTGCGGGCACCATTATTATTTCTACCGAAAACAGCCCTGTAGCTTTTTACAAGAACTGTATCGGAATATAAATCCAGCCTGTAGTTGCGCCTGTCAATAAGCAGATGAACATTTGTCATGTAAGTCATATGTTTTTCTGCAAGAGCTTCAGATAAAGGCACATCCCTCAGATTCAGAATCATTCCGTATAAAATAATTCCTGCAAAGAAGACAAGCAAACTGGCTATAAAAAATAATATGCTCTTTAACACAAGTTATTAAATATAATGTACTAAATAAAATTTAAAAATTAGTGCATGTACTTGCGGGTACTCTCAAAAATCAGGGTCTTAAGATAAGCATTCGGGTATTCTCAAGTCTATGGTCAGACAATCTTATTCTGCTTTTTCCGGCATCGCTTTGATTCTTTCTGCTTCAGGGGAAAGAGCCTTCACAAAATAAGCTCATTTCCTTAAAAAAACGGAAAGACGGCAGTTCATGCCGTCTTTCACCGGGTATATATTACTTCTGGCCTGCTTCAACTACTGCAATTGCCGTCATGTTGATTATATCCTCAACAGAAGCTCCTCTTTGCAGCACATGAACAGGTTTGCTTATGCCCATAAGAACAGGCCCAATAACCTCAGCATTTCCTATTCTGGCCATCAGCTTATAGGCAATATTTCCGGAATTAAGGTCCGGGAATACGAGCACGTTGGCCTTGCCTTTAAGCGTGGTGAACGGGTAGTCGTTTTCACGGATCTGCGGAACGACTGCCGTATCGGCCTGCATTTCACCGTCTATTATTATATCTGGCCTCAACTGCTTTACGATTTCAACGGCACGCTTGACCTTTAACGATTCCGGCATCGGAGCGCTGCCGAAATTGCTGAATGAAAGCATTGCAACTCTGGGTTCTATATCAAAACGTTTTACAGTATCAGCCGTAGAAATTGCAATTTCTGCCAGCTGCTCAGCCGTTGGATTAACATTTACGGTTGTATCTGCAAAGAAGTAAACATCCTTCTTCGTTACAACAATATAAAGCCCCGAGGCAACATTAAGACCTTCCTTTACGCCCAGGCACTGCAGGGCAGGCCTGATGGTTTCGGGGTATGAGGTGGTAAGACCGCTTATGAGGGCATCTGCGTGCCCAAGCTTCACCATCATTGAACCGAAGTAGTTGGGCTGCTTCAAAAGAGTCTTTGCCTGCCTGAGAGTCATGCCCTTGCGTTCACGCACCTTATAGAACTCATTTATGTACGTTTCAGAAGTCCTGGCCTGTGAAGGATCAATTATTGTCATCCTGTCAGGCTCAATTCCAATTGCCTTCAGCTTCGCCTTTATTACAGACTCATCACCTAAGAGTATGGGATTAGCAATGCCGTCTTCCAAAGATGTAACAGCCGCCCTGATGATCTTGTCTTCCTCGCCCTCAGGGTATACAATACGCTTCGGCGCCTTCTGCGCCTTCTGTATCATCGTACGGATTACCTCTTTTGACATTCCAAGGCGCTCTTTGAGCTCTTCTTCGTACTCATGCCAGTTTTCAATCTTTACCCTGGCTACTCCGTTTTCAATTGCAGCCTTCGCAACAGCGGGAGCAACCTTCCACAGGACACGGGGGTCGAAGGGCTTAGGTATGATATATTCCCTGCCGAATGAAAAGTCCAGACCGCCGTAAGCCTTAACTACCACGTCAGGAACTTTTTCCTTTGCCAGGCATGCCAGAGCTTTAACGGCAGCCATTTTCATCTCTTCTGTTATTGCGGTTGCCTTAACGTCCAGGGCACCGCGGAAGATAAACGGAAATCCGAGCACGTTGTTTACCTGATTCGGATAGTCACTCCTGCCTGTAGCCATAATGATGTCTTTTCTGGCATCAACAGCATCTTCGTATGAAATTTCAGGATCCGGGTTTGCCATTGCAAAGACTATCGGGTCCGGAGCCATCGAGATGATCATATCCTTTGTAACGACCCCGGCAACAGAAAGACCCAGAAACACGTCAGCTCCATCCATAGCATCGGCCAGTGTCTTCTTTTCTGTTTCGACTGCATAGAGCATTTTATACTTATTCAGGTCCGTTCTGCTTTTTGCAATAACTCCCTTGGAGTCGCACATCATTATATTTTCTTTTTTTACGCCTGCCCTTACATAAAGGTTTGCGCATGCAATTGCAGCCGCTCCGGCGCCGTTGATAACCAGTTTTAAGTCCTCAAGCTTCTTCCCTGCCAGCTCTGCAGCATTCAGCAGCGCGGCACATGAAATAATAGCCGTTCCATGCTGGTCATCATGGAAAACGGGTATATTCATGGTCTTCTTTAATTCCTCTTCAATTTCGAAGCACTCAGGAGCTTTAATATCTTCAAGGTTTATTCCGCCAAAGGTCGGCTCCAGAAGCTGTACGGCCTTAATTACCTCTTTGGGGTCTTTTGTCTTGAGTTCAATATCAAACACATCGATGTCTGCAAACCTCTTAAACAGAACACCTTTTCCTTCCATAACCGGCTTTCCAGCCATGGGACCTATGTCTCCAAGGCCAAGGACAGCAGTTCCGTTTGAAACAACCGCGACCAGGTTTCCCTTTGCAGTGTACTTGTAAACATCCTCAGGATTATGCTCTATCTCTTTACATGGCACAGCTACACCTGGAGTATAAGCCAGGGAAAGATCTCTTGCAGTTACGCAAGGCTTAGTCGGCACAACTTCTATTTTCCCGTGTCTTCCCTGGATATGATACTCCAGGGCCTCCTCCTTTCTAATCTTCATAATTCATTCCTCTGA
This DNA window, taken from Ignavibacteria bacterium, encodes the following:
- a CDS encoding L,D-transpeptidase — its product is MILNLRDVPLSEALAEKHMTYMTNVHLLIDRRNYRLDLYSDTVLVKSYRAVFGRNNNGARRPSNESPISPVGNYQICEIDTASDYHKFLRLNFPNYKDITEAYKAGTISEREYEALYEELEAGGCVKSASKRFPAIGIHGTGRLNFIFKNLPFTFNWTNGSAAVSNENIDEIYSVIKPGTEVDIKN
- the pta gene encoding phosphate acetyltransferase; the encoded protein is MKIRKEEALEYHIQGRHGKIEVVPTKPCVTARDLSLAYTPGVAVPCKEIEHNPEDVYKYTAKGNLVAVVSNGTAVLGLGDIGPMAGKPVMEGKGVLFKRFADIDVFDIELKTKDPKEVIKAVQLLEPTFGGINLEDIKAPECFEIEEELKKTMNIPVFHDDQHGTAIISCAALLNAAELAGKKLEDLKLVINGAGAAAIACANLYVRAGVKKENIMMCDSKGVIAKSRTDLNKYKMLYAVETEKKTLADAMDGADVFLGLSVAGVVTKDMIISMAPDPIVFAMANPDPEISYEDAVDARKDIIMATGRSDYPNQVNNVLGFPFIFRGALDVKATAITEEMKMAAVKALACLAKEKVPDVVVKAYGGLDFSFGREYIIPKPFDPRVLWKVAPAVAKAAIENGVARVKIENWHEYEEELKERLGMSKEVIRTMIQKAQKAPKRIVYPEGEEDKIIRAAVTSLEDGIANPILLGDESVIKAKLKAIGIEPDRMTIIDPSQARTSETYINEFYKVRERKGMTLRQAKTLLKQPNYFGSMMVKLGHADALISGLTTSYPETIRPALQCLGVKEGLNVASGLYIVVTKKDVYFFADTTVNVNPTAEQLAEIAISTADTVKRFDIEPRVAMLSFSNFGSAPMPESLKVKRAVEIVKQLRPDIIIDGEMQADTAVVPQIRENDYPFTTLKGKANVLVFPDLNSGNIAYKLMARIGNAEVIGPVLMGISKPVHVLQRGASVEDIINMTAIAVVEAGQK